One Balaenoptera musculus isolate JJ_BM4_2016_0621 chromosome 13, mBalMus1.pri.v3, whole genome shotgun sequence genomic window, GCAAAGTTTAACTGTTTGATTCGTACATTAATGAAACAAAGGTGAAAGACtgtaatcatctcaatagacacagaaaaaccATCTGGTTACATCCAACATCTTTTGGTGAAAACTCTTAGCAATCTAGAATACAAGGAAACTTTTTGGaactttatgaatttattttatttatttatttttggctgctttgggtctttgttgctgcgcgcaggctttctctagttgtggcaagcaggggctactcttcgttgcggagcgtgtgcttctcattgcggtggcttctcttgttgcggagcacgggctctaggctcatgggcttcagtagttgtggcacgagggctcagtagttgtggctcgcaggctctagagcgcaggctcagtagttgtggcgcacgggcttagttgctccgcggcatgtgggatcttcctggaccagggcttgaacccgtgtcccctgcattggcagagggattcttaaccactgcaccaccaggagaGTCCAAAACTTTGGGGACTTTATAATCACTCCAGTTATCTGGAAACATTATATATAACAGAGAATCATTAGAAGTCCCACCAAAGTTAGGTTCAAGACAAACAGAGCCATTCTGTTTTTTCATATCATGCTGGAAACCCTGGCAAAATgtagtaaggcaagaaaaagacgGTACAAATATTGGAAAGGAGACCAGACTATCTTTTGTGGGTGACAGGATTTGCTTAGAAAAGTTCAGAGAATCACTGGATAAAGCATTTGAATTTTTATGAGTTAAGCAAGGGGACCTGATCACAGGATCAGTAACTTTTCTATATAATCAGTAGTAACTgtttagaaaatggaaatgcttAATCTCATTTCGTTTTTGCAATAACCCTGAGGACAATTTTTGctgcattttgcagatgtgaaaactgGAGTTAGAGGTCACCTTGACCAAAATCAGACAACTTATAATTAGCAGAGAATTGATTCAAATCAGTCTGCCTGGGCTGAGACCCTGTTTTTTAGCATTATAACATTCCatcacatttctgttgttcagtGCCTCATGTTAGGTTACAGGCTTCTCCATTGGACATCTTATTAACAGGGGCATTGACATTGAGCTGGAGTCGAACCCAAACCCAGAGGCAAGTTTTTTTGGCGGGTACATTTGCAGGTGACAGTGGTTGTGTGCACTGCTTCACGTCACATGGGACCTCCTACAAGTGGGCGGTGCCGCAGTGGCAGTGTCTGGCCTTGTTCATAGTGGGTGGCATCAAAGGCTGGCTCTGCCTGCTCTGACTCAGGAAGCCTGCCGCTGAAGCCACGCCACTAAGGAGCCTGAGGTCCCCAAGCACAGAGGACCTCTGCTTTTGTTCTTCTTGAGCTCAAACCTGCAGCACTTCCGAGATTCCCTTGCCCCACCAGCAAGGCGAGTTGAAAACGCAGCCAGTCCTTCCAGGTTGAAGGTGAAGCTCTCGGATTGGTAGGTTGGTGGGTGTCATTAGCTTGTGCACACAAGTAACAGAGACATGTTCTAGAATCTTGCTTGTTGATGTGCGTATGTGCACGGCCTAGTGGCTGCTTTTCTCCACAAGCAGAGAAGGGGGCACCAGTCCAGAGGTACGTGTGGTGAAAGGTTTTCCTCTCGCCTCTCTTGGAGATACCCTGATAGTACCTTCCTTCTGTTGGTAGGTCACTTGAGCCCCTTGACAAGATTTATCTGATAGCAGAGATGTGAAGCCTCAGCTTCCGATGGAACCTCTCCTGCGTGCTCTAAGCCCAGAGCAGGCGAGCGCGGGGACactgtgggctgggctgggacctCCCCGCAGGAGGCGGTACAGTGGGGGCACACCTCAGCCTTCTGGCCCCCCGCTCCTCTGTACAGATTTGTCGTCAGATTAGGAGAGTTCGAAAGGCCTTTCTCAGTCTCACGTTCTCTGAGTTGTCAGAAAATTGTCCAGGAAACTTTGCACTTTGCAGTGGGAAGAGGCTGGTCCGGGCTGGGGAGGAAAGATGGGAGCATCAGAGGGGGAGTCTGATTGGCTGAGGAGTACTAGGAAATACCGGGTGTGCCTCGTTTCTCAGAATGACTTTCCCTACATTGTTAAGCTGGACACAGGTCACAGAAAACAGGGTGGATTCAGGTGACTAACACAGGTGACGGATGTGTTGACTGAGTTTCCGAGAACTAAATGGCGAGTGCATATTACAGTGTTTAATACGAGGGTAGCTTCTAACCTAAGacgtgcctggcacatggctgtTGGATAAGAGTTTAACCCTTGAGATCTGAATCATAGTGAAGGGTCCTTATCTACTCATtcagaaagtatttattgagatctGTAGAAACCTTTGTATTCTGAGACGCCATCCCCTTTTCTCCTGGGTTTGTATGAGTCAGGGCACACCGTCTTACTTGGAAAAGTTGTACTCGTATTAATCTCACCAAGATTAACACAGAGCAGGCACTGGCGTGGGCTCTCCTGGGCTTGCGAAGCAGCGATGTGGTGCGTTGAGATCCCACCGGGCTTGGCGGGCAGGGGCTGCATTTCTGTCCAGCTCTGCCAGTGGTTGCCTGCCACCGGTCGGCAGGATCCCGAATTTCTCCGAGTCCCTGTTTTCCTGTGTGTGATGTGGAGACGATATTTTGCCTGCAGTGGTGTTCACATGtagccagggcctggcacatcGTAAGCCCTCACATAATGTGAGACTGTTAAGGGTTGTTTGCTTTGTCGTGCTGTCAACTTACAACCACCGGTGTGttaaaagagggaggcaggatcTCCAAAGACATAAGGAAAGGGTGGGTGAGAGTTGGAGGACAGACCAGAGtttggaagaaagtaaaaattcttGTGTATCAGTCAGGTCTCTTTCAGTTACTGGGATTTGAGGGGTAAATAGCAACTCTTTCCTATCTGAGTTCTGAAccaattgagaaaaaaagatagGAGACCTTTCTTTACTGATGTTAGTGCTGGCTTACACCTGTGGGAAGTGGACATTCCAGGAATGGACCCCAGGATTAGACAGACCTGCCCCACCAGGCACACGTGCTCTGggtctccacaccctccccacagTGGGGTGGGCCCTCGACCTCCAAGTAGACCGCACAGTCCCAAGAATGGTTGCCAGCACATGCAATTTGCCAGTTGGGTGGCTCCCAAGAGGTAGAGGAGGGAAGTAGCAGGCTCTGGACACCCTGTTCCATTCCACCTGCTGCAGAGGAGTAAGGCAAGAGAGAGGCCAGGAACGTGACGCAGGTGGAAGGCTGCCACAGAGAAGGAATCGGGACTGGGGGAAAGGTGCACCCAAGGGACGAACCCAACGCATTCTGGGTTAAATTATCAAAGGGAATTGGCTCTTATCTTTGGGACATCTTAGGGTGGATCAGGATTCAGGCTTGGCTGGATCCAGAAGCTCAAGTGGTGTCTGCGGGTGCCTTCTTCCCTTGGTTTTGCTTCACTTCATCCTCACACAGTTTCTTTCCCTGCCGCCTCACCAGGATTCCAGGCTTACAGGACCCTTAGCTCTTAGCTtcagagatagagacagacagCATCTTTTCTGAGCTCTCCATCAGAAATCTCTGTATCGCCTCAGGGaggactgtgtgtgtgtccatatcTGAATTAGTCACTGGATTGTGGGATTGGAAACAGCATCAGCCCTGCATCACATGAACCAAACAAACAGAATCAAAGAAAAATCCAGGAGGGTTGGGTTTCCAAAGGCATGCTGCACATGTCcaccaggttttaaaaattaatgtcgGTTGTGGTGCATAATGGAAATACgggtgtcttttctttttcctggataCTTGTACTCCCATTTTTCTGAgcatttattactttataaatgGGGGGGGGGAATAACTTTTATAAGTCTATTTGTTTTAACTTTGCCTTGCTTTCTGGAGGATCTATGACAcgaacaaaaaacagaaaaataaaaggggatAAATAAGCAAATACGATAAGGGGAATATAAGAGTGAGAAGCAACAGCCAAGGAGGAGTTCCTAGATATTTACCAGAAATATGACACCTAGATATCaaggaaaatcttttcatttatttgcgaaaaaaagaaaaaaaaaggggggggtgtCCCTCACTTTAAGGAAGTAGAAGGTGTAGTGAGAATTATGAGGGGCCCTGGTTTTAAAGGCAGTTGCCAGCTGCACTTGACAAAGCCTTTATGAGCCTGTGGCTCCTGGGCCCCAGGGGTGTGGAGAGTGACCATCACCTGGGGTCACCGGGGAGCATGAAACACTTAGGTGGTGGGCATACAGGGAGGCGAGAGGGCCTGTGCTCTGTGCACACCCACAGTCCATTCTGATAGCTGATCACCTGCCTAAGACACCATCATGGAGGCTCCAATCTGAACTCGTCACCTCTACTGGGAAAACAGCTCTGCGCTCACCCTCCAGAGATGGTGACCCCCCAGGCTCGCCTCCGAGCCGAAGATTACAAAATTTCTTCCTGGAAAGCCAGTACCCGTGATACCCCTGAGGTATCCTTCATCTCTGAGACGTCCCCAGGCTGGGATTAGCCCCACAAAGGAACACATGGGTTTGACTGTTGCTTGTTTGCATCTCCTCTGCTTACCCGAGGACCTCGCAGCCAGGGCCACAAACAGGTGACCATTCTTGACCCAGCTGGAGCGCACCAGCAGGAGGCCTGGTGCGGTGAGCCCTTCCCCAAAGCCGGTCACTGCTCCCACAGTTTGAGAAAACAAACCCAGCTTTCCAGGGTCTGTGGCTGGGTTTCCGCGCCCGCCGTGTTTAAACAACCTGGCCCTTCAGGGGTCCTCCGGCCTCCCATAGCCAGGATAAACTCGAGATTCTGGGGAGTCCAGCGGGACGCCACCAGTGGGCGTAGACGGTGTGTTAGGTTTTTGTGcaggtttggtttttgttttcttaattaactCCCGGCTGCCTCCTTCTACACAGACAGCTACGGACAGTTCTTCTAATTCGTCTCAGAAGAGGGAGCAACCTCCTCGCACAGTCTCCTCCCCCACGTCCTGTGAGCACCGGAGGATTTACACCCTGGGCCACCTCCACGACCCATACCCCACGGACCACTATCACCTCGAACAGGTGAGCGGCGGTCTCGTCCCTCGGGGGTCGTGGGGTGGACGGCTCCCGATCCTGGAACGGCCTCCTTCCCCTGGCGTTCAGCCACCTGCCAGAGCCTAGGCCTCTTCTTTTCTCCTACTTGGTACCTCGGCCCCCATATTGGAGGTGGTGCAGGCGACTCGCCCTCAATGCAGAGTTTTCTGTGTGCCGGGCACCTCGCCAAACCCTTCATGTGCTTTagctcctttaatcctcacaaatcaCCCACAGGCAGGTCCTCCGCATCCCCAGTTGAGGGATGGGCAGGCTGAGGCTTAGGGAGAGAGAGTCCCTGCTGGAACAAGATTCAAATGCCGGTCTCTGCTCACGCAGGACACTATGCTACCTCCTGGTAGCATACTATGCGTTAGCATTCGCTAACACTATGCGTTCCTGTGTCCAAAGGGCCTCCTGGCTTTGTGTGAAAGCACAGAACTGCGATTGGGACCACAGAATACTGTACACTTGGCTTGAGCGCCCTGGCATCGCGGGCTGCAGGCCCAGGCTTGCTTGGGGAGCTGTAGCTGGAATTcagtaattcaacaaatatttaccaagcggCCGTTTTTCAGAGCAGGTTCTCAAACTGTGGGGTGTGGACTGGTGCCCATGTGGGTGATGTGGCCACCAGTCtgctttgaaaagagaaaaagcacgAGGCACTGAGGTTTTATAACATAGatttacatgactctttttttcaaaatccaTTTTACTGTGTGTGCTTCCTAATATTTTTGGcattaaaagttcttttttaaaatcacattatgGTAGCCGTAGATGGGAATTGACTTTTTGACTCTCCTTactttgcaaaataaattattagcaaAGTCTGTGTCAGCTCCCaagatttgttttgaaataatgaagGATTGTGGTTTTCCAAAGTTGGGGAAACTCTGACATCAAGAATCTGGCAGGAATTAGGGCAAATCAAAGCCTGTGAGACGTggcccttgccctcaaggagctcacagtctggtgggaAGTGATGAGTAAAGCTAATTACCGTGTCATAAATTCTAGGACAATATTATAATGACAATATTGGCAACAGGTGCCAAGCACATCCTGTGTGACCGGCCCTATGCTGACACCGCATAGAttccttctcttcattctctCAGTAGCCCTATGCAGTTTGATCATCAGGGAAACCAAGTCTGAGGCTTAGCGACTTGCTGGTAAATTTCATGGTCCAAATTCCACTCCGGTGAGTTTGCTCAGAGACATGCTCCTCACCCCTTAAAAAGCCTTCATGCTCAAAGGGCATCAAAGGTGGAAAATCTCATTGTTTGCCACAACTGGGATGCCCTGTGCAAGGCAGGCTTACCTGCATCAACTCAGTAACGATGTATTCAGCACCTGCTCCTCTGGACACGGCACTGATGCAAACTGTAGCGGGACAACCTGCAGAGATGACTCTTCCTCCCTAAGGGAGAATGCAGGTTGGGTTTGAAGGCTAGAGGGTGTGGCCCTGGGTTGGGCCATTCCGGGCTCAGATTCCATCTCCACCACCTGTGAGATCCTGGCAGGATTCAAACACAGCTGgcctctggagcctgtactcTTACCCTTTGCATATCTCAACATCTTATCTTCCCAGCCAGATTACAAGGTACTTGTGAGCCTCATAGTTTGCTGTTTTGCACATGACCCACAGTGAGACATGCGTTTTATATCATGGCCCAGTAGGCACATGTAATGTACACAAAGATAACAAGGGTACTTACCTTGTAACATGCAGTGCACTCCAGtgttcttctgtttctctgaaaaaaaaaagaaaccagtctTAAAGCGAGCATGCCGTACAAAAACAGGTGAAACTAATCTAAGCTGTTAGAAATCAGGATAGGGGTCACTGTTCCTTACCTTAGGGGTGGGGGTCACAGAAGGGAGGTGAGGATATTCTAGGGAAGCCTCAAGTTCTGCTTTCTGATCTGGGCATGTCCAGCTTCTGAAAATTCACTTTACTCTTACGCTGTGTATACTTCCCCCCCATATATGGTAATACTGCAACAAAAAGGGGGGAAATGCTGGTCTCCACCCATTAAATTGACTTCCTGACCCAGGAAGGGATTGGGACTCACAATTTGAAATACATCTTTGACCCACAAGCTGTTCAGTCATTACAGGATGGGTCAGTTCCTTAAAGCAATGCCTTTGCCAAGGTGAAAGATGCATATTGGAGGTTTGTTTTGCCACTGCTATGAAGTAACGCCTCCTTTTTCCTGGGGCAGCCGATGCCAAGGCCCTACCGCCAGGTGAGCTTCCCGGACGACGACGAGGAGATCGTGCGCATCAACCCCCGGGAGAAGATCTGGATGACGGGCTACGAGGATTACCGGCACGCGCCGGTGAGGGGCAAATACCTGGACCCCTCGGAGGACGCGGACTCCTACGTGCGCTTCGCCAAGGGCGAGGTCCCCAAACACGACTACAACTACCCCTACGTGGACTCCTCGGACTTTGGCCTCGGCGAGGACCCTAAAGGGCGCGGAGGCAGCGTGATCAAGACCCAGCCCTCCCGGGGCAAGTCCCGGCGGCGAAAGGAGGACGGGGAGCGCTCTCGGTGCGAGTACTGCCGCGACATGTTCAACCACGAGGAGAACCGGAGGGGCCACTGTCAGGACGCGCCCGACTCCGTGAGAACTTGCATCCGCCGCGTGAGCTGTATGTGGTGTGCGGACAGCATGCTCTATCACTGTATGTCGGACCCCGAGGGGGACTACACAGACCCGTGCTCGTGCGATACTAGCGACGAGAAGTTTTGCCTCCGGTGGATGGCTCTTATTGCCTTGTCTTTCTTGGCCCCCTGTATGTGCTGTTACCTGCCCCTGCGGGCCTGCTACCACTGCGGAGTGATGTGCAGGTGCTGCGGCGGGAAGCACAAAGCAGCTGTGTGACTCGGTTTCCCTCCCCACCGCCCTCCATCCACAGCCCCAGGGGGACTTGTCTTCTCCATCCTCTCATCTCTGCCCGCTCCCGGGTGTACCCAAGGCGCCGTTCCAGCCTGGGGAACCTGCCTGGTGAACTCTGCAACCCCTGCATCAGTCTCAcccacgcgcgcgcacacacagtGTTCTAAGGCAAGGAACCGCCGCCTAGACGCTCATGTATTATTAACAATCTGTAATCAAGCTAACTGTCTCGTCATACAGGTGTTGATTTCATGTCCTTCCTGCCCACCTCTTCCAGTTCCAAGGCGCCTTCAGTGGGAACTGCTGATTTTTTGGTGGGTTTTGTCGTTGGTTTTTCCAGGAGCTCCGAAGACCATCTTTCTCTTGGTTGAGCTTGCCTGTGGCTAACGAGCTTGCTTCCTCAGGTTCCTGTGGAAATGCAACGTCAGAATGATGAAACCCTGCCAGACGTATTTTCACCTGCAGTCAGTTATTATGTATATAGGAGGTGAGCTAGTTAACAAACTTCTACCACAAAACGAGATCGCTTTAACTTTTCTAAAGCCAAACTTCCCATGTAAGCTGCAGTTTCTATCTTGAGCCCATCATCATCTTCTgtctccacacccctccccccaaaaaagtcgGTCAGTTACTCACTGATGCAAAACATTCTCTCGTAAAATGACTGAGAACTGAGCCTTAACTTCAGATTAACTTGCGAGAATCAGGAAAATTCTTTAAACTGCATCGcatcctctcagaccagggctagaaAGGGGATTCCAGGTTTCTCCGAGCCTCCCTGGTTACCCCTAAaggagaactttttaaaattgtgtcacCACCACTTGTAAAAATTTAGCAATATCAGAAGAAACCGCTAATGAAGTAAGAAATTTTGCTCATTGTTTTGCAAACCAAATAGTCTCTTCAAACCAAACCAGTGTTCTCCCGAACACGGTCCAGTTGAGAAACGCTAAAGGTTGTAAATAAAACTTACGGgagcttttttcccccccagtgGCTATTTTCTATTAACTGGGGgaaattttaaatgtcatcaATTTGAAGAGTGGTGGGTTGCATTTTGTTCAtgggtttgtgtttttgttttcattttggactcAATTTCACGTCACCAAATTCTTCGTTTACACTTGGGAAAAAACAAGGCCATATGTAAAAACCCTTCCGATGCCTAAGTGTCTTTCTCCTGCAAACCCAAACTTGCCACTTTGGGTGCACGGATGGTTAGGTCAGCAGGCTGGGTCCACCTGTCGCCTTGCCACGTAGGAGGCTTCTAATTAGCTGGAAAAgagtatttttctaatatattgcAAGGAATAGCCAAATGTTactgcagaaagaagaaaagtgaagaatGGTTACCTGTACCTAGCATAGTACAATCAGAACGCCGTGGAGACCATAGGGGACAGGCTTGTCAGTGCTGGCTCTTCTTCCCGCCATGATCTTCCTGTGATTATTGCCAGCTGAGCACACGGcctcattcctctctccccactccccccatccCTTCTCAGTTGCACACAGGACATCAGTCTCCAAGGAAAGGGACTTTTTTTTCTAGTCTGCCAATCATATTGAGATCAAGTGCTAGCCACACTTACCTTCCTGGGAATGTTTTCAGCTCACCTGAGAGCCCTTTGCATTTCTTTATCAGATCATCGATGTAAATACCCAGTGTGCTTATGAGTTTGTTGGTAGACGTCTTCGTTTGTCGAAGTGACTGGTTTGGGTCTTCCAGTTTGGGAAAGGAGCAGAGAGCTGTTAATCTGGCAATGCAAGAAAAGAGCCACTTCCCAGCCTGGAGAACATCTAGAAACCTTCAGCCAGCCTCCAAATGCTGTCGAAAGACCATCTTCTCCCCCGTCCTGAGGCATTTTCTCAGGGTCTTTCTCAAGGTCTCCTCTCTACAAAGCACAACACTAATGTAAGTTTTGTTAGACCTCAGTTCAAGCGTCCCTATTTATTTCAGTAAGAATACACCTATCCCAGCTGCTTTTGTTTGCCCTCTCTGTTTAGTCATTATCTGTTTCTATCTTCCTTTCCCCCTTGTCCTTCTCCACCCCTTTGAAGAGTTAATGCTAGTGAATCTTGCTCCGCGTATCCTTTTTGGTTTGTGAAGAAGGCACAAGGAAAGCCATGGGGACATTTATGTAAATACGTCTCTCTCTAATTGCCACACTGCAGCCGAACAGTGTGTAGTATTTTCCCAGTCAGCTTTGCCATACTGATGTCAACCATCTAAGAGAaattattcagattttatttttgtatctgtggTAACAAAACATTAACCAAAAGATTTTCTGTTTGGAAGCTTTCCCCGAACctcgccccccccgccccccaccaaaaCCACCAAGCTATTTgttcacattaacaaattaaagtgCCTGAAGCATAATTCATTCTTTACCTGTATACTAAAAAACCCcgttgtattgatttttttataataaGCCTTTTTACCTctgtgtaaaaaatatatatacaagtgTATGATGTACATTTtagttcttaacttttttttatggtttctaatATGTATGACCAATGTAGccattgctttaaaaatgtaccATGTAAATATAAACACATCCTATCAGATCGCTGGCTTTGGGATGTTTGTCTGGAGACAGGGTGGCGTTCGAGCCTGTGCGGACGTGGGAGCTCTCGCACACAGGATGGGAAGGGGTTTCCTTTCGAGGAGGATGTGTGGACACCGGTCTGTTTTTGAGGCCCTTCCCGCCTCTGGTTATGTCATATTCCCCAGGGGAGACTGCAGCTCCTTGGGCTCGGATGCCTCAAGTGAAAAGAATGCTGTATCACCGCCCAGGGAACACCCCCTCTTCCTCGGCCTGGCTTCCCCCATGCGTGCTCCTCAGAGGGAGCAGCTGTACTTCCTCCGGCTTGTTTCCCACTGATTCCTGCTGAACCttaagagagagtgtgtgtgtgtgtgtgtggagtttgGAAGATAGTTTCTCACAGAACACAATTGTTAAAACTGCAAGATCCTTGGTCTCCTCAGAGCGGTTGGATTTTAGTGATATTTGGCCCCCGTTCAGTTCCAAATGGGATCTTTGGATACTCAAATGTTACCGTGACAATCCCTTGGAGGAAATAAAGTGTGGAGTCCTTTAAGGGTCACAGAAGAAAATTTCAGCTTCTTCTCTAGGGAACCAAGTAGGGGCCTTAAAAAGAGATGTGCAGAGGGGTCCCTTCATATTAGTCTTGACTCTTCCCAGAAGGGGTGACTTTTCCAAACCACTGGCAAAGGTGAAAAGCAACAGGAGATGCTGGGAATTAGAAAGTGAATGGAGAGAAACAAGCCGTGAAGATTGGTAATTAAGAGATGATGAGAGAACTCCATGAGAGCTCTTTCATTAGACGGGTGTGGGGGGGGCACAAACCAGGTTAATAGGGGGTGAAGAGTCAACATGGAGTCAATCAAAACATCAAATGTAAAACATGTTTTCAAGAAGTTTGATGGTAAAGGAATAGAGGGATTTCTCTGAAGGAGAATTggtgaagtagaaaaataataactgcTGAGACAGTATATATTCATTTACCGATTATGACAATCCTGAATAAAttgctctgatttttaaaaaaagaggagaacTTGGAAGGCACGTCCAGAGCTTCAGGGGGCCCGAGATCTGCCCTCACGCCACCCCACAAGGCATGTCCCTCCTGTCATCCCTGTTTGGAGttgaggaactgaggcttagaaagggtAAGTAACTAAGGTAACCTGTGGTCACATGAGGCAAGGACCAAACCAGATGACTGACTGCAGAGCCCAGGTCCTTGCCGGGCCTCACTGATAGCTCTGTCCACCCCCTCCCTGTTTGTGGGCTTGAAAAGTGGGCACCAGGAAGAGCCTTGCCCAGTCCCCCCTCTTGGCCCATCGGGCTGCTACAGGATTCATTTGTCATCTGGTGCCCTGCGTGCTCAGCCAGGAGCTGGGCTCTACGTCGGTCATCTCCTTCAACCCTCTTCGGAGTAGAGGGTTCATTTCCACTTCACAGGTGATGAAGCAGGGGTAGAGAAACACGTTACTAGTCATTAGATAGTTACTAGCCATTAGCCCTTGGGCAAGTGATGTCACccttctgagcctcggtttccctggGTGTAACAAGTGGGATAATACCCACCCTCAGCATGTCGTGAGGCTCAATGATTACAATTCACACTATCGTTACAGTGTTAATACTCAGGAGGTGCTTCAAAatgctccttccttcctcagtTCCTCCTCTATTCTGGGACCCTAGGAAACACCAAGAACTGGAGAGGACAGCATCTTTTGAAGTACAGGAGGCTGAAGCCATTGTGGATATTTTGTGAGTATGTAGACCTACAAAATATGTGtgttgagatttctttttctgaacctCTCCGCAATTCTAAATTAGGTTTTGCTTCCTTGTTGGCCCTCCCAGATCCCTTCACAGCCCTTGAGAGGCTGCAGAAGGGCACAGGGCTGGCTGATTCCTCAGGAGCCGGTGCACACAACCTGCCTTGCAGAGCTGCCTTCCTCAACCTCCAGCCCCGCTTCTGTGGCCTTTGGGGTGTAAGTCAGTGGCCTCATCTCCTGGGCCTCTGTTTCTCCCTGCTGCTCTCCCGTTGCTGGTTACCACTCACCCTTACCGGTGGGCGCCCCCCAGAAAATCAGGAGATCTTCCCAGGGGACAAAGTGTTGTCACAAGAGTTCTGTTTCCCAGGGATTCAGGGTGGTTTGTTATTTGAGCGTGGCTTTCAAGCAGGCCGTCACAGTGCTATCCATGTGAACGAGGGGCCAGAGCTTGTAAAAGCGTGTCGGCTGCTTGCAGGCACTCTGACTGCAGGCCTGTCGGGCTTTCTGATTTGTGGGGTTAGCTGGTTAGAAATATCACACTTCGTCTGTTTGTTTAGGCCCGAACCAGATGGGTGGAATGAAGGGAGAGGACCCTGGTGACATCTTGCACCACCAGATACCAGTTGTGACCTTGCAAATCAGGGCCCTGCCATCTCCTCAGCTAGAGCAGCCACCAGTGTTAGCGGTTCCTTCCAGGCAAGCTGACCCCCTAAAGGGCAGTGTTGGGGCCAGGGCGGAGGTGGGGTAGAGGGTGGAGAGTAGAAGGAGACAGGCTCTGTAAATTTATAAAGGAGGAATAAAGCCAGTTACGTGATAGTCATGCCTTGTACCCTTTTCCTCTCATTGTGTCttgtctcttattttttttccccagttttggGGGAGGGCTctgattattataaaatatgcatagTCATAAAAATGTCATACACCACAGAAGTATAAAAAGGAGTGCCTCCTTGTACTAGTTTGCTAGGACTGTTcacatcatcttctctctctgtgtatctctgtgtccaaatttcccctgtttataaggatatcagtcatactggattaagatCCACTCTAATGGCTAactttaacttgattatctctgtaaagacctatccccaaataagttcacattctgaggAAAGAGATTAGGACTCTGTATGAATTTAggagagacacaattcaacccataacactccTCTGTCCCGCCCAAAGTAAGCATTGTGTGTCCTTCCAgatttttctatacatttatacacagatgtgtgtatgtgtatacatttgtgtgtgtatgtgtgcatgcgtTTCTTTTCTCCTTGGAGAGGAACAAAAATACAGCTATG contains:
- the SPRED2 gene encoding sprouty-related, EVH1 domain-containing protein 2, which gives rise to MTEETHPDDDSYIVRVKAVVMTRDDSSGGWFPQEGGGISRVGVCKVMHPEGNGRSGFLIHGERQKDKLVVLECYVRKDLVYIKANPTFHHWKVDNRKFGLTFQSPADARAFDRGVRKAIEDLIEGSTTSSSTIHNEAELGDDDVFTTATDSSSNSSQKREQPPRTVSSPTSCEHRRIYTLGHLHDPYPTDHYHLEQPMPRPYRQVSFPDDDEEIVRINPREKIWMTGYEDYRHAPVRGKYLDPSEDADSYVRFAKGEVPKHDYNYPYVDSSDFGLGEDPKGRGGSVIKTQPSRGKSRRRKEDGERSRCEYCRDMFNHEENRRGHCQDAPDSVRTCIRRVSCMWCADSMLYHCMSDPEGDYTDPCSCDTSDEKFCLRWMALIALSFLAPCMCCYLPLRACYHCGVMCRCCGGKHKAAV